In Deferribacteraceae bacterium V6Fe1, one genomic interval encodes:
- the nuoL gene encoding NADH-quinone oxidoreductase subunit L, which translates to MIELLILLAPLAALLINGIFGRLYIKNNAHYIAIAGVLVSLLVSLITFVRVMGGHTVDTVVYEWVLAGDIKIPFGILVDQLTAYMLVVVTFVSTMVHIYSIGYMHDDPGYWRFFTYLSIFTFSMLVLVLGNNFLMLFVGWELVGLSSYLLIGFWYEKKSAADANKKAFVVNRIGDFGFYVGLLLVLVTFRSLNYSDAFNHEAIEHIKEATFNVFGANLSLLDLMTFGLFCGAIGKSAQFPLHVWLPDAMEGPTPVSALIHAATMVTAGVYMVARCNPLFAEAHVTSNIVVYVGMFTAFLGATIGLTQFDLKRILAYSTVSQLGYMIMATGAGAYIAAIFHLFTHAFFKGLLFLGSGSVMHAMENDLDVRKMGGLKAKMPITRWTYLIGCMAISGAVPLMSGWFSKDEILGMTFASGHYFPWFVTAVVGGMTAFYMFRSYFLVFEGTPRNKHKFDHAHESPWTMTVPLILLSIPAIFAGLVFGLPLENGIIHKMLSHVVASHGEAGEHLSHATTYGLMALSTVIGIIGIYIAYVFYVLKPDVLPAKTAKAAGPIYKLFYNKWYFDEIYQAFIINPLVMISKFLWKGFDANVIDFIVNAFGWVAKFLGSVLRHLQTGRIQTYIFSMVVGVILLLTIFYIG; encoded by the coding sequence ATGATAGAGTTATTAATTCTGTTGGCACCTTTAGCAGCCCTATTAATTAACGGGATATTTGGAAGGCTTTACATCAAAAACAATGCCCATTACATTGCAATAGCAGGTGTGCTTGTGTCTCTGCTTGTTTCTCTGATTACATTTGTCAGAGTTATGGGGGGGCATACAGTTGATACAGTAGTATATGAGTGGGTTTTAGCCGGCGATATAAAGATACCTTTTGGAATACTTGTGGATCAGTTAACTGCCTATATGCTTGTGGTGGTAACTTTTGTTAGTACTATGGTACATATATACTCCATCGGCTATATGCACGATGACCCGGGATACTGGAGATTTTTCACATATCTTTCAATATTTACATTTTCAATGCTTGTTCTTGTATTAGGAAACAACTTCCTAATGCTTTTTGTCGGTTGGGAATTGGTTGGTCTATCCTCTTATCTTCTTATCGGTTTCTGGTATGAGAAGAAGAGTGCTGCAGATGCTAATAAAAAGGCATTTGTAGTAAACAGGATAGGTGACTTTGGTTTTTATGTGGGCTTGCTTTTAGTATTGGTAACTTTTAGAAGCCTAAATTATTCAGATGCTTTCAATCATGAAGCGATAGAGCATATCAAAGAAGCAACATTTAATGTATTTGGTGCAAATTTAAGCCTGTTAGATTTAATGACATTCGGACTTTTCTGCGGTGCAATCGGTAAGTCAGCCCAGTTCCCTCTTCATGTGTGGTTGCCTGATGCGATGGAAGGTCCTACACCGGTTTCAGCACTTATACATGCCGCAACAATGGTAACTGCGGGTGTTTATATGGTTGCAAGGTGTAATCCATTATTTGCTGAGGCTCATGTTACAAGCAACATAGTAGTATATGTCGGTATGTTTACTGCATTTTTGGGTGCTACAATAGGTCTTACACAGTTTGACCTTAAGAGAATTCTTGCATACTCCACCGTTAGTCAGCTTGGGTACATGATAATGGCTACAGGTGCAGGCGCATATATAGCAGCAATTTTCCACCTTTTTACTCATGCATTTTTCAAAGGGCTTCTCTTCTTGGGTTCAGGTAGCGTAATGCACGCAATGGAAAATGACCTTGATGTTAGAAAAATGGGTGGACTTAAGGCTAAGATGCCTATTACAAGATGGACATACTTAATAGGTTGTATGGCAATTTCAGGTGCGGTTCCTTTGATGTCAGGGTGGTTCTCAAAAGATGAAATCCTTGGAATGACATTTGCAAGCGGTCACTACTTTCCATGGTTTGTAACAGCTGTCGTTGGTGGTATGACGGCATTTTATATGTTTAGATCATATTTCCTTGTATTTGAGGGGACACCAAGAAATAAACATAAGTTTGACCATGCTCATGAATCACCATGGACAATGACTGTTCCATTGATATTGCTTTCAATACCGGCTATCTTTGCAGGTTTGGTATTTGGCCTTCCGCTTGAAAACGGTATTATCCATAAAATGCTCTCTCATGTAGTAGCCAGTCACGGTGAAGCTGGGGAACATTTAAGTCATGCTACAACTTATGGTTTGATGGCTCTTTCAACCGTTATCGGTATAATCGGTATTTACATAGCTTACGTCTTTTATGTACTGAAACCTGATGTATTACCTGCCAAAACAGCAAAGGCTGCAGGACCGATTTACAAACTGTTTTATAATAAATGGTATTTTGACGAGATATATCAGGCTTTCATAATTAACCCATTGGTTATGATATCAAAGTTTCTGTGGAAAGGTTTTGATGCCAACGTGATTGACTTTATTGTCAATGCATTCGGATGGGTGGCAAAGTTTCTCGGTAGCGTGCTTAGACATCTTCAGACCGGGAGAATTCAAACATATATTTTTAGCATGGTAGTAGGTGTCATCCTGCTGCTAACAATATTCTATATAGGTTAG
- the nuoK gene encoding NADH-quinone oxidoreductase subunit NuoK, whose amino-acid sequence MTLQHYLALSAIIFGVGITGVLVRRNLIVMFMSLELMLNAVNINLAAFSKYLHAMSGQVFIVFVMSVAAAEAAVGLALIITLFKNKETINADEVNFFKG is encoded by the coding sequence ATGACTTTACAACATTATTTGGCACTTAGTGCAATTATATTTGGTGTAGGGATTACTGGCGTTCTTGTAAGGAGAAACTTAATCGTAATGTTTATGTCATTGGAGCTTATGCTTAACGCCGTAAACATAAATTTAGCAGCATTCTCAAAATACTTGCATGCAATGAGCGGCCAGGTTTTTATAGTTTTTGTAATGTCAGTAGCTGCTGCTGAGGCTGCGGTCGGTTTAGCCCTGATCATTACTCTCTTTAAAAATAAAGAGACAATAAACGCAGACGAAGTAAACTTTTTTAAGGGATAG
- a CDS encoding NADH-quinone oxidoreductase subunit J, translated as MEQVIFYILAFVAIVSSLFMITRNNPVHSALWMLLTFFAVAGIFVQLDAEFVAAIQVLVYAGAILVLYLFVVMLLNPKSHGFIKVPFRYAIGVVASVIIVFQVLMTLKSSEVIGKLGWVTPQLAQELGNVKMFGKELFTTYLVPFEIASILLLVAMIGAIVLAKKD; from the coding sequence ATGGAACAGGTGATTTTTTATATTCTTGCGTTTGTAGCTATAGTTTCGTCCCTGTTTATGATAACTAGGAATAACCCTGTGCACTCAGCATTATGGATGCTTCTTACGTTTTTTGCAGTTGCCGGAATCTTTGTGCAATTAGATGCAGAGTTCGTCGCTGCTATTCAGGTATTAGTATATGCAGGGGCAATTTTGGTTTTATACCTGTTCGTAGTTATGCTTCTTAACCCAAAATCACATGGGTTTATAAAAGTTCCGTTCAGGTATGCAATCGGAGTTGTCGCATCTGTTATTATAGTGTTTCAGGTGCTTATGACCCTTAAAAGCTCTGAAGTAATTGGTAAACTTGGATGGGTAACTCCTCAGTTGGCGCAAGAGCTGGGTAATGTTAAAATGTTCGGTAAAGAACTTTTTACAACCTATTTGGTGCCTTTTGAAATTGCTTCTATACTGCTTTTGGTGGCAATGATAGGCGCAATAGTTCTTGCTAAAAAGGATTAA
- the nuoI gene encoding NADH-quinone oxidoreductase subunit NuoI, with protein MKNIFDTIFFTEIFQGLGVTLKHMFKKPVTVKYPYEESPIYKFRGIHYMNVDERGVSKCVGCYLCEKVCPAECIHIETDAGPNGERLVRKFEIDLSRCIYCGFCEEACPKDAIHMSDRYDTVDSTRDNYIINMRYMVENRKNVKGE; from the coding sequence ATGAAGAATATATTTGATACAATATTTTTTACGGAAATATTTCAGGGCTTGGGCGTAACTCTGAAACATATGTTCAAGAAGCCTGTTACAGTCAAGTACCCTTATGAGGAATCCCCAATCTATAAGTTTAGAGGGATTCATTATATGAATGTAGATGAAAGAGGGGTAAGTAAATGTGTTGGCTGCTACCTTTGTGAAAAGGTATGTCCTGCAGAATGTATTCACATAGAAACGGATGCAGGTCCTAACGGAGAAAGATTGGTAAGGAAGTTTGAGATAGATCTATCAAGATGTATTTACTGTGGGTTTTGTGAAGAGGCTTGTCCAAAAGATGCAATACATATGAGTGACAGGTATGATACCGTAGACAGCACCAGGGATAATTATATTATCAACATGAGATACATGGTAGAGAATAGGAAAAATGTCAAAGGAGAATAG
- the nuoH gene encoding NADH-quinone oxidoreductase subunit NuoH, with protein MLLEILLVVIKILIVITVLLLGVAYMTWLERKVIGHMQVRLGPTHVGWKGLLQPIADGLKLVAKEDIVPDMVDKPVYIIAPLLSLIPALSAFAVIPFADKFTLFGYQVQPYISDVNIGLLYVLALSSVGTYGLIMSGWASNSKYALLGSLRSSAQVISYETAMGLALIGPILLAGTVSLKGITEAQAGGLWYIVPQFVAFVVYLISAIAETNRAPFDLPEAETELVAGFHVEYSSMKFAMFFLAEYANMYVVSSIAAIVFLGGWNGPILPGFVWFVLKVLFFMFFYLWLRATLPRLRFDQLMALGWKVLIPIALANVVITSIVVYVIR; from the coding sequence ATGCTTTTAGAGATTCTCTTAGTAGTAATCAAAATCCTAATCGTTATCACAGTTTTACTTTTAGGTGTAGCCTATATGACCTGGCTTGAAAGAAAAGTCATCGGTCATATGCAGGTAAGGCTTGGTCCGACACACGTAGGTTGGAAAGGTTTGTTACAACCTATCGCAGACGGACTGAAACTTGTTGCTAAAGAGGACATCGTTCCTGATATGGTTGACAAGCCGGTTTATATCATTGCACCGTTATTGAGTTTGATTCCGGCGCTATCAGCATTTGCGGTTATCCCTTTTGCTGATAAGTTTACACTGTTTGGCTATCAGGTGCAGCCATACATCAGTGATGTCAACATTGGTCTTCTTTATGTGTTAGCTTTATCTTCAGTCGGTACATACGGTCTTATTATGTCCGGATGGGCGTCAAACTCCAAGTATGCTCTTCTTGGAAGTTTGAGGTCATCAGCGCAGGTTATCAGCTATGAGACTGCAATGGGACTTGCCCTTATTGGACCAATTCTTCTTGCTGGTACTGTTAGCCTTAAAGGGATCACTGAGGCTCAGGCAGGTGGGCTTTGGTATATAGTTCCACAATTTGTGGCATTTGTAGTATACCTTATTTCTGCAATCGCTGAGACAAACAGGGCACCTTTTGACCTTCCTGAAGCCGAAACAGAACTTGTTGCGGGTTTTCATGTTGAATACTCAAGTATGAAGTTTGCAATGTTCTTTTTAGCGGAATATGCAAACATGTATGTAGTATCTTCAATAGCTGCAATAGTTTTTCTCGGAGGATGGAACGGTCCGATTTTACCAGGATTTGTCTGGTTTGTGTTGAAGGTTCTGTTCTTCATGTTCTTCTACCTGTGGTTGAGGGCTACATTACCAAGGCTTAGGTTTGATCAGCTTATGGCACTTGGCTGGAAAGTGTTGATACCCATTGCCCTTGCGAATGTAGTAATAACTTCTATAGTCGTTTACGTGATAAGGTAG